The following coding sequences lie in one Syngnathus scovelli strain Florida chromosome 1, RoL_Ssco_1.2, whole genome shotgun sequence genomic window:
- the dele1 gene encoding death ligand signal enhancer isoform X1 → MWRVKGLAWRVLHRYHTSTPLRLPQNHHVEDEVINTSTVLSTSINTSDSSSHKKEDGERRKKQRAFKFSSTKLPRYTALDAVGWGATAVLFMQICRRIHSSFSSCTEPSPTSGVWKTPQTLQKCGYRLLLDTCEHCMFAISRNEVVLQRKSVLCLHNQSLDQSSSSNSLGCDAVVNSSSEQSCLTSNTTSSDHQDVLGHDSPLQGDAYMSAFCPQENAFKKESTEMTDDVHDKSMFEGADEKLAEAAQNLEKVADSSVPIILNIIGLQRVKSGNDEEAFTCFLAAAQQGYSKALFNTGVCYEKGRGVRKDKEKASHYYWRAAAAGHKQAQYRCAKLFLIRSGYESEEKLNTAISLLEKAAAAGLTKAQLCLASVYSWEPVRDTSKSVHYLQMAAESNDNTALLLLGQCYESGFGVPQSLRKAIELYKRAAQAGNKQAQLSLASPIETDVLRSIRSLPCFSVFDRDLRPPMSSLADDVRVDTTPSGTLPFLPYCWSTGSIDMTPMLSSPALHLHPQNLEGKSCQWMVGVG, encoded by the exons ATGTGGCGGGTGAAAGGGCTCGCATGGAGAG TGCTGCATCGATACCACACCAGCACCCCATTGCGTCTCCCCCAGAATCACCATGTGGAAGATGAGGTCATCAACACCTCCACTGTTCTCTCTACCTCTATAAACACCTCTGACAGCAG CTCCCATAAAAAAGAGGATGGCGAGAGGAGGAAGAAACAGCGGGCCTTTAAATTCAGTTCCACCAAGCTGCCTCGTTACACCGCTCTCGATGCTGTGGGATGG GGTGCGACGGCAGTGCTGTTCATGCAGATCTGCAGGAGGATCCATTCCAGTTTCTCTTCATGTACTGAGCCAAGTCCAACTTCTGGAGTGTGGAAGACACCACAAACTTTGCAGAAATGTGGTTACCGCCTCCTGCTGGATACTTGTGAGCACTGCATGTTTGCAA TTTCAAGGAATGAAGTGGTCCTACAAAGAAAGAGTGTGTTGTGTCTGCACAATCAGTCCTTGGATCAGAGCAGTAGCAGCAACAGTCTTGGATGTGATGCTGTGGTAAACAGTTCCAGTGAGCAGAGCTGCCTGACTTCTAACACCACCAGCTCAGACCATCAGGATGTGTTGGGCCATGATTCGCCTTTGCAAG GTGACGCTTACATGTCTGCCTTCTGCCCGCAGGAGAATGCTTTCAAGAAAGAGAGCACAGAGATGACGGATGATGTTCATGACAAG TCAATGTTTGAAGGGGCAGACGAGAAATTGGCAGAAGCAGCACAGAACCTTGAAAAAGTGGCAGACAGCAGCGTCCCAATAATCCTAAACATTATTG GCCTTCAAAGAGTCAAAAGTGGAAACGACGAGGAAGCTTTCACGTGTTTCTTGGCGGCAGCTCAACAGGGCTACAGCAAGGCTCTGTTTAACACTGGCGTCTGTTACGAGAAGGGGAGAGGAGTTCGCAAGGACAAGGAGAAG GCATCCCATTACTATTGGCGGGCAGCAGCGGCGGGTCACAAACAGGCACAGTACCGATGCGCAAAGCTGTTCCTGATCAGGAGCGGGTACGAGAGTGAAGAAAAGTTGAACACAGCCATCAGCCTCCTAGAGAAGGCTGCTGCAGCAGGTCTGACAAAG GCTCAGTTATGCCTAGCGTCTGTGTACTCCTGGGAGCCAGTGAGAGATACCAGCAAGTCAGTGCATTATCTGCAGATGGCAGCCGAGAGCAAT GATAATACTGCTCTACTCCTTTTGGGCCAGTGCTATGAAAGCGGCTTTGGGGTCCCTCAAAGCCTGAGAAAAGCAATTGAATTGTACAAACGAGCGGCTCAAGCAGGCAACAAGCAGGCTCAGCTTTCACTGGCATCTCCCATTGAAACAGATG TGTTGCGCTCCATCCGTTCTTTGCCATGCTTTTCTGTGTTCGACCGGGATCTTCGGCCGCCGATGTCCTCTCTGGCCGACGACGTGCGTGTTGACACAACCCCTTCTGGCACCCTTCCCTTCCTGCCTTACTGCTGGAGCACCGGGAGCATAGATATGACCCCAATGCTCTCTTCTCCCGCGCTTCACCTTCatccacaaaatttggagggaaAATCCTGCCAGTGGATGGTAGGGGTTGGCTAA
- the bicc2 gene encoding bicaudal C homolog 2: MANTTSPEESSPTQGAVAPPEPELETRVEPDSAAKPEPSEACCDREDEEEEEETEPRQENAGGQSVDPEWVEERFRINRKKLETMLYAPRPGDAMTGEEFFEKVMKETDTQVKWPSKLKIGAKSKKDPHVKVEGKKANVLEAKKKILEVLETRVNKVTLKMDVAYTEHSHVIGKGGGNIKKVMEATSCHIHFPDSNRHNATGEKSNQVSIAGPIEGVEEARRRIRDLQPLTLTFDLPVSLAPQPVPDAGSPLIQQVVQTLGVSVSFRAIPPQPQAQPAFFGSCCTVWGLQGNASAVKKATCILMELLVGSEVTGSVVTSQLDVTSQQHLFLLGQNGAHFLSVMHHTQTQIILPDLSAPQNLPSLVIQGSPDGVCLARQQLMDCLPVCLMFDMREDVEADPCALAHMMQNLGVFISVKPKVKQTNKSVVVKGLERNIQCLYEARRLLLGLDSCDSTKVTKVAPDPVLAGNELTSYWLNMLLQQLRLSENGPVPAPASVPEILSSTKARPSPPPGLPAPTEEGRTGLKGTDCRPLEKILENDDQSGQSDDESSKETVMMSLEDAMNIPSGPRVTKMGRRGSLQGPEINKVFHQARRHSTGQAFTCRMLNAEMERGRMERRNSLRKDVTMSRDVCADVSESEVYDYEKKKLLATRAMQRKPVVTEVRTPTDTWSGLGFSKSMPAEAVKELRNISRRSYKPYLSTSSSQSWANQSGAASQGSNSDNWRDRRGSQPASSSSSSSSSSSPSSPPPTSFSSSSQFATFTSNRNRNDKQPEGFPGCNYFDDVCSSRRASTCSQRSPSPQMMDDLPELLSQLGLMKYIDVLEQQEIDYQTFLTLSEDDLKEVGVSTFGARRKMLLAISDLNKSKRRPSDTSSVKSGYLEGGASGRLPRISDMEVAALSNRW; encoded by the exons ATGGCCAACACCACCAGCCCCGAGGAGAGCTCTCCCACCCAGGGCGCCGTAGCACCACCGGAGCCTGAACTTGAAACTAGAGTAGAACCCGACTCAGCAGCAAAGCCTGAGCCCAGCGAGGCTTGTTGTGACAGagaggatgaggaagaggaggaagaaactGAGCCGAGGCAGGAGAATGCTGGAGGTCAGAGTGTGGATCcggagtgggtggaggagaggttCAGGATCAATAGGAAGAAGTTGGAGACCATGTTGTATG CACCAAGACCTGGAGATGCTATGACAGGCGAGGAGTTTTTTGAGAAA GTGATGAAAGAAACTGACACTCAGGTGAAATGGCCTTCCAAGTTGAAGATTGGAGCCAAGTCAAAGAAAG ACCCACATGTGAAGGTGGAAGGGAAGAAAGCCAATGTTCTGGAAGCCAAAAAGAAGATTCTAGAAGTTCTAGAAACAAGG GTAAATAAGGTCACCCTCAAAATGGACGTGGCCTACACGGAGCATTCTCATGTGATCGGCAAAGGTGGCGGAAACATCAAGAAGGTGATGGAAGCCACTTCCTGCCACATCCATTTCCCAGACTCCAACCGCCACAATGCTACAGGGGAGAAAAGCAACCAG GTGTCGATTGCTGGACCCATCGAGGGAGTGGAAGAGGCCAGGAGGAGGATTAGA GATTTGCAGccactgactttgacttttgacctgCCGGTCAGCTTGGCTCCTCAGCCTGTGCCAGATGCCGGCTCACCTCTCATCCAGCAGGTGGTGCAGACATTGGGGGTGAGCGTGAGCTTCAGAGCCATCCCACCACAGCCTCAGGCGCAGCCTGCCTTCTTTGGAAGCTGCTGCACCGTGTGGGGCCTGCAGGGCAACGCCTCTGCAGTCAAG AAGGCAACCTGCATTCTGATGGAGCTGCTTGTCGGATCAGAGGTGACAGGGAGCGTGGTGACCAGCCAGCTTGACGTCACCTCACAGCAGCATCTCTTCTTGCTGGGGCAGAACGGAGCTCACTTCCTGAGCGTTATGCACCACACTCAAACCCAAATCATTCTACCGGACCTCAGCGCACCCCAGAACCTCCCCTCACTGGTCATACAGGGCAGCCCGGATGGAGTGTGTCTGGCCCGGCAGCAGCTCATG GACTGCCTGCCTGTGTGCTTGATGTTTGACATGCGGGAAGATGTGGAGGCAGATCCTTGTGCGCTGGCTCATATGATGCAAAACCTTGGAGTCTTCATTAGTGTCAAACCCAAAGTAAAGCAGACCAACAAG TCAGTTGTGGTGAAAGGTCTTGAAAGGAACATCCAATGTCTTTATGAGGCCCGTCGGCTGTTGTTGGGTTTGGATTCTTGTGACTCCACCAAGGTAACCAAGGTGGCACCTGACCCCGTTCTGGCTGGCAATGAGTTGACCAGCTATTGGCTCAACATGTTACTCCAGCAGCTGCGTCTCTCGGAAAACG GCCCTGTCCCTGCACCTGCATCCGTTCCGGAGATTCTAAGTAGTACGAAGGCTcgcccatcaccaccaccaggaCTACCCGCTCCCACTGAGGAAGGGAGGACAGGACTGAAGGGAACAGACTGTCGTCCATTAGAGAAG ATCCTGGAAAATGACGACCAGTCAGGCCAATCAGATGATGAGAGCTCAAAGGAGacagtgatgatgtcattggaGGATGCAATGAACATCCCTAGCGGACCCAGGGTGACAAAGATGGGTCGGAGAGGGAGTTTGCAGGGTCCAGAGATAAACAAAGTTTTCCACCAAGCCAGACGCCACTCTACAGGGCAGGCGTTTACGTGCAG GATGCTGAATGCAGAAATGGAGCGAGGGAGGATGGAGCGGAGGAACAGCCTAAGGAAAGACGTGACAATGTCCCGGGATGTTTGCGCAGACGTCTCAGAATCGGAG GTTTATGACTATGAGAAGAAGAAATTGCTGGCAACCAGAG CAATGCAGAGAAAGCCAGTGGTCACTGAAGTCCGGACACCCACGGACACTTGGAGTGGTCTGGGCTTTTCAAAGTCCATGCCAGCAGAAGCTGTGAAGGAGCTGCGGAACATCAGCCGTCGCAGCTACAAACCCTACTTGAGCACAAGCAGCAGCCAG TCATGGGCCAATCAGAGCGGGGCAGCATCTCAAGGGAGTAATTCGGACAACTGGAGGGACAGACGGGGATCCCAGcccgcctcctcctcttcctcctcctcctcctcttcttctccatCCTCCCCACCACCGACATCTTTCTCATCCTCCTCCCAGTTCGCCACGTTCACATCCAACAGAAACAGAAATGACAAACAAC CCGAGGGCTTTCCAGGTTGCAACTACTTTGACGACGTGTGCTCATCAAGGAGGGCATCCACCTGCAGTCAACGTAGCCCCTCCCCCCAGATGATGGACGACCTTCCGGAGCTCCTCAGCCAATTGGGCTTGATGAAGTACATTGATGTGTTGGAGCAACAGGag ATCGACTACCAGACGTTCCTCACATTGTCTGAAGATGATCTGAAGGAAGTGGGTGTGTCCACATTTGGAGCCAGACGCAAGATGCTGTTGGCCATCTCAG ACCTGAACAAGAGCAAGAGGAGACCTTCAGACACATCCAGCGTAAAGTCTGGATACCTGGAAGGTGGCGCCAGCGGTAGACTGCCACGTATTTCGGACATGGAAGTTGCTGCCCTCAGTAACCGCTGGTGA
- the dele1 gene encoding death ligand signal enhancer isoform X2: MWRVKGLAWRVLHRYHTSTPLRLPQNHHVEDEVINTSTVLSTSINTSDSSSHKKEDGERRKKQRAFKFSSTKLPRYTALDAVGWGATAVLFMQICRRIHSSFSSCTEPSPTSGVWKTPQTLQKCGYRLLLDTFSRNEVVLQRKSVLCLHNQSLDQSSSSNSLGCDAVVNSSSEQSCLTSNTTSSDHQDVLGHDSPLQGDAYMSAFCPQENAFKKESTEMTDDVHDKSMFEGADEKLAEAAQNLEKVADSSVPIILNIIGLQRVKSGNDEEAFTCFLAAAQQGYSKALFNTGVCYEKGRGVRKDKEKASHYYWRAAAAGHKQAQYRCAKLFLIRSGYESEEKLNTAISLLEKAAAAGLTKAQLCLASVYSWEPVRDTSKSVHYLQMAAESNDNTALLLLGQCYESGFGVPQSLRKAIELYKRAAQAGNKQAQLSLASPIETDVLRSIRSLPCFSVFDRDLRPPMSSLADDVRVDTTPSGTLPFLPYCWSTGSIDMTPMLSSPALHLHPQNLEGKSCQWMVGVG; encoded by the exons ATGTGGCGGGTGAAAGGGCTCGCATGGAGAG TGCTGCATCGATACCACACCAGCACCCCATTGCGTCTCCCCCAGAATCACCATGTGGAAGATGAGGTCATCAACACCTCCACTGTTCTCTCTACCTCTATAAACACCTCTGACAGCAG CTCCCATAAAAAAGAGGATGGCGAGAGGAGGAAGAAACAGCGGGCCTTTAAATTCAGTTCCACCAAGCTGCCTCGTTACACCGCTCTCGATGCTGTGGGATGG GGTGCGACGGCAGTGCTGTTCATGCAGATCTGCAGGAGGATCCATTCCAGTTTCTCTTCATGTACTGAGCCAAGTCCAACTTCTGGAGTGTGGAAGACACCACAAACTTTGCAGAAATGTGGTTACCGCCTCCTGCTGGATACTT TTTCAAGGAATGAAGTGGTCCTACAAAGAAAGAGTGTGTTGTGTCTGCACAATCAGTCCTTGGATCAGAGCAGTAGCAGCAACAGTCTTGGATGTGATGCTGTGGTAAACAGTTCCAGTGAGCAGAGCTGCCTGACTTCTAACACCACCAGCTCAGACCATCAGGATGTGTTGGGCCATGATTCGCCTTTGCAAG GTGACGCTTACATGTCTGCCTTCTGCCCGCAGGAGAATGCTTTCAAGAAAGAGAGCACAGAGATGACGGATGATGTTCATGACAAG TCAATGTTTGAAGGGGCAGACGAGAAATTGGCAGAAGCAGCACAGAACCTTGAAAAAGTGGCAGACAGCAGCGTCCCAATAATCCTAAACATTATTG GCCTTCAAAGAGTCAAAAGTGGAAACGACGAGGAAGCTTTCACGTGTTTCTTGGCGGCAGCTCAACAGGGCTACAGCAAGGCTCTGTTTAACACTGGCGTCTGTTACGAGAAGGGGAGAGGAGTTCGCAAGGACAAGGAGAAG GCATCCCATTACTATTGGCGGGCAGCAGCGGCGGGTCACAAACAGGCACAGTACCGATGCGCAAAGCTGTTCCTGATCAGGAGCGGGTACGAGAGTGAAGAAAAGTTGAACACAGCCATCAGCCTCCTAGAGAAGGCTGCTGCAGCAGGTCTGACAAAG GCTCAGTTATGCCTAGCGTCTGTGTACTCCTGGGAGCCAGTGAGAGATACCAGCAAGTCAGTGCATTATCTGCAGATGGCAGCCGAGAGCAAT GATAATACTGCTCTACTCCTTTTGGGCCAGTGCTATGAAAGCGGCTTTGGGGTCCCTCAAAGCCTGAGAAAAGCAATTGAATTGTACAAACGAGCGGCTCAAGCAGGCAACAAGCAGGCTCAGCTTTCACTGGCATCTCCCATTGAAACAGATG TGTTGCGCTCCATCCGTTCTTTGCCATGCTTTTCTGTGTTCGACCGGGATCTTCGGCCGCCGATGTCCTCTCTGGCCGACGACGTGCGTGTTGACACAACCCCTTCTGGCACCCTTCCCTTCCTGCCTTACTGCTGGAGCACCGGGAGCATAGATATGACCCCAATGCTCTCTTCTCCCGCGCTTCACCTTCatccacaaaatttggagggaaAATCCTGCCAGTGGATGGTAGGGGTTGGCTAA